The following proteins come from a genomic window of Echinimonas agarilytica:
- a CDS encoding helix-turn-helix transcriptional regulator produces the protein MSVSPVSFENIHLPSASSFGLRHYQLPPSLALKAQPHFHMMYECMWFREIEGEVEINDVIYSLSPGTLMFVPTLQAHSMRSSASDQDFFLFQYEARLYRELDLTPSHQPMMVPLVSKLDQDSAQHLNHLLKWSTELGEQALEWGMKASLLKALLLFIHQQQLKQQLEPFDGTSPAVSHKSMARILPLLQTIEQGDALRMSLDDAAEFCGMSRYHFSRTFKSLFGQNFKDYLLRRKISAAVSLLIHSEQSIADIAYQCEFTDTAYFCSKFRQQMGQTPGEFRRLLININEF, from the coding sequence ATGAGTGTGAGCCCGGTCAGTTTTGAGAATATTCATTTGCCGTCGGCCAGTAGTTTTGGTTTGCGTCATTACCAATTGCCACCATCGTTAGCGCTTAAAGCTCAACCGCATTTTCATATGATGTATGAATGTATGTGGTTTCGCGAGATAGAAGGTGAAGTTGAAATTAATGATGTGATCTACTCGCTCTCGCCGGGAACACTCATGTTTGTTCCGACGCTTCAAGCTCATTCAATGCGGTCATCAGCATCAGACCAAGATTTCTTTCTATTTCAGTATGAGGCTCGGCTATATCGTGAGCTTGATTTAACTCCATCTCATCAACCCATGATGGTGCCCCTTGTATCTAAACTAGATCAGGATAGCGCTCAACATCTGAATCATTTATTAAAATGGAGCACTGAGTTAGGTGAACAAGCGCTAGAGTGGGGTATGAAAGCAAGTTTACTCAAGGCTCTTTTGTTGTTCATTCATCAGCAGCAATTAAAACAACAGCTTGAACCGTTCGATGGTACTTCTCCGGCTGTTTCGCACAAAAGCATGGCTAGAATATTGCCGCTGTTGCAAACGATTGAACAAGGCGATGCGTTGAGAATGTCGCTGGATGATGCCGCTGAATTTTGTGGTATGTCTCGCTATCACTTCTCTCGAACATTTAAATCATTGTTTGGGCAGAATTTTAAGGACTATTTGTTGCGACGTAAAATCAGTGCAGCGGTGTCTTTGTTGATTCATAGCGAACAAAGCATTGCAGATATTGCGTATCAATGTGAATTTACCGACACGGCATATTTTTGTTCCAAATTTCGCCAGCAAATGGGGCAGACACCGGGAGAATTTAGGCGTCTGCTCATCAATATTAATGAATTCTAA
- a CDS encoding mechanosensitive ion channel family protein — protein MKHIPRSNLVTQLIAMVFTCMAWAVLAEDSHQPVINQIVEIDQQLTKYLKISEPLKGEQKLLLKLRVSRLVDEQKLLMTEYIEEGDAVTNMSPKQVETAKGIFSRQLHLATQFNETLNKQVNDLRAENHQLEGEKLLAQEEQMSEVQKRVDHITVFRLDLIQWLERLGSDVKKPTRAFEQALYERADNVSLLLNYSHSRLSELITAKSSALESEVSPLDASIKAFQIKRDSCNTSLELLINTMDSIGANTSSYKETLIASTGSVTEDIFNFAVMSRLVSRWFTHMGQWLFEHGPDFTFKLILFGAIIIAFRFIAGLVRRLVVKATNASKLNLSRLLQDFFASIAHKLVMLFGFLVALGQIGIEVAPLLAGFGVAGIVIGFALQGTLSNFASGLMILIYRPFDVDDVVVAGGITGTVEKLSLVNATIKTFDNQRIIVPNNKIWDDIITNVTAERIRRVDLIFGIGYSDDIAKAEKAIHEVLEAHDLVLPHPEPIVKVANLGESSVDFWVRPWVKTANYWNVYWDITRQVKMKFDEEGVSIPFPQRDVHVHMPESVPLELTDPESPSGSKESSR, from the coding sequence ATGAAACATATTCCACGGTCGAACCTCGTTACACAGCTCATCGCTATGGTGTTTACTTGCATGGCTTGGGCCGTATTAGCGGAAGACTCTCATCAGCCAGTGATCAATCAGATCGTTGAAATTGATCAACAGCTCACAAAGTACTTGAAGATCAGCGAGCCGCTCAAAGGCGAACAAAAATTGCTGCTAAAACTTCGAGTTTCTCGACTGGTCGACGAACAAAAATTATTGATGACTGAATATATTGAAGAAGGCGATGCCGTCACCAATATGAGTCCCAAACAGGTCGAAACCGCGAAAGGAATCTTTTCTCGACAGTTACATCTCGCCACGCAGTTCAATGAAACTTTAAACAAGCAAGTGAACGACCTGCGGGCAGAAAATCACCAGCTCGAAGGTGAAAAGTTATTGGCACAAGAAGAACAAATGAGCGAAGTGCAAAAACGTGTCGATCACATCACCGTTTTTCGATTGGATTTGATTCAGTGGTTAGAGCGGCTTGGTTCGGACGTTAAAAAGCCAACGCGCGCATTTGAGCAGGCTCTATATGAACGCGCCGACAATGTCAGCCTATTGTTGAACTATAGCCATTCGCGCCTTTCTGAACTGATCACGGCCAAAAGTTCGGCACTCGAATCCGAAGTCTCGCCATTAGACGCATCCATCAAGGCGTTTCAAATCAAACGTGACAGCTGCAACACTAGCCTAGAGCTGCTTATCAACACCATGGACTCCATTGGCGCGAATACAAGTAGCTACAAAGAAACGCTGATTGCCAGCACAGGTTCTGTCACAGAGGACATTTTCAACTTTGCGGTGATGTCTCGACTCGTCTCAAGATGGTTTACACACATGGGGCAGTGGTTGTTTGAACATGGCCCAGATTTTACGTTTAAGCTGATTCTGTTCGGTGCCATTATCATCGCATTCCGTTTTATTGCAGGCTTGGTTCGGCGCTTAGTCGTCAAAGCCACCAATGCATCTAAATTGAACCTATCGCGCTTGCTACAAGACTTCTTCGCTTCTATCGCACATAAATTAGTGATGCTGTTTGGCTTTCTGGTGGCCTTGGGCCAAATTGGAATTGAAGTAGCGCCACTGCTGGCAGGTTTCGGGGTTGCCGGTATTGTGATTGGTTTTGCCTTGCAAGGGACTCTGTCTAACTTTGCATCTGGCTTGATGATCCTAATCTATCGCCCATTTGATGTCGATGATGTTGTGGTCGCCGGAGGTATTACCGGCACAGTGGAAAAATTAAGCTTAGTGAATGCCACCATCAAAACGTTCGATAACCAACGCATTATTGTGCCCAACAATAAAATCTGGGACGACATCATTACCAATGTTACCGCTGAGCGTATACGCCGGGTTGACCTCATTTTTGGTATTGGGTACAGCGATGACATTGCCAAAGCAGAAAAAGCCATACACGAAGTATTAGAGGCGCACGATTTAGTGCTCCCTCACCCTGAACCTATCGTTAAAGTTGCCAACCTAGGCGAATCTTCTGTTGATTTTTGGGTTCGCCCTTGGGTAAAAACAGCGAATTACTGGAATGTCTATTGGGACATCACGCGCCAAGTCAAAATGAAATTTGACGAAGAAGGCGTGTCAATTCCGTTCCCTCAACGAGATGTTCACGTCCATATGCCAGAATCGGTACCATTGGAACTCACGGACCCTGAATCGCCATCAGGATCAAAGGAGTCATCACGTTAG
- a CDS encoding pilus assembly FimT family protein: MRERGFTLIELTAVLVMVAIVSSFAVPRFTDTHKSAVESNLEAMRGALSSAVDLVHMKAQIEGKISGSDSVDVGGTTISIFDGYPIAHWNRSVRYLVSLDDESFSRVNSECDSDWCGRGNQLSLPGQLSISIMGRAAKVWLNGYEWADSCSVYYVNNLDGSPPLIDVVTDGC, translated from the coding sequence ATGCGCGAACGTGGATTTACTCTGATCGAGCTTACCGCTGTTTTGGTGATGGTGGCCATTGTCTCCAGCTTTGCAGTTCCAAGATTTACTGACACTCACAAAAGTGCGGTTGAAAGCAATTTAGAAGCTATGCGCGGCGCGTTGAGTTCAGCCGTTGATTTAGTGCACATGAAAGCTCAAATCGAAGGGAAAATCTCTGGCAGTGATAGCGTGGATGTAGGAGGAACCACCATTTCTATTTTTGACGGATATCCTATTGCGCATTGGAATCGCTCGGTTCGATATTTAGTCAGTTTAGACGATGAGTCTTTTTCCAGAGTGAATTCTGAATGTGACAGTGACTGGTGTGGGCGAGGCAATCAGCTCAGCCTTCCCGGACAGCTCTCTATTAGTATCATGGGGCGTGCAGCGAAAGTGTGGCTCAACGGCTACGAGTGGGCTGATTCATGCAGTGTTTACTATGTGAATAACCTTGATGGCAGCCCACCACTCATTGATGTTGTAACGGACGGCTGTTAA
- a CDS encoding CRTAC1 family protein, with protein MSWVHQKTRFIIGLSFVLAACGGGGGGSDGSNVVVPPPAPEPEALITFSALSPTDSGLSHMFSIQNRDEESMEQLFAGGHAVGDYDGDGDVDIFIAAGDSTPSQLFQNNGNNQFEDVATTAGVSIANHKGSGPMFADIDGDGDLDLLIGAIEGHSIYVFSNNGDGTFTDITANTGLNITALNTIGAAFGDIDNDGDLDLALTHWGNTPDATLSQSEHLWLNKGGFQFENISKSAGITDTIYVWNGNGMFGDLDYTFTPNFADINNDGFVDLLITGDFGTSMVFMNLMNGTFENVTDRDIIVDANGMGAAIADADNDGDLDWFVTAIYDKNPSTGLIRSPGNFLYTNQGEGSFSTTPHADQLEYEVHQSGWAWGTCFADFNNDGLLDIYVTNGWEELVGIYNTDTSIDYANDPSTLFMANADGTYTEYAQQAQLEETGLGRGVSCFDSDGDGDVDILTSQNSITSTNGLSLFENLGSSTLGNYLGIKLRQANGNTEALGARVYITTSDGVVQMREVRNENNYVSQNPAQVHFGLGEHDTVSELKIIWPDGREQIQSNVESNQRLVIDY; from the coding sequence ATGTCTTGGGTTCATCAAAAAACACGATTTATAATCGGGTTGTCCTTTGTACTTGCCGCCTGTGGTGGTGGAGGCGGTGGTAGTGACGGCTCAAACGTCGTAGTGCCCCCACCTGCCCCAGAACCAGAAGCGCTCATAACGTTTTCTGCATTATCGCCCACCGATTCAGGTTTATCACACATGTTCTCGATTCAAAATCGAGATGAAGAATCAATGGAGCAACTGTTTGCCGGAGGCCACGCAGTCGGTGACTACGATGGAGATGGAGATGTCGACATCTTTATTGCAGCAGGTGATAGTACTCCTAGCCAGCTCTTTCAGAACAATGGAAATAACCAATTTGAAGATGTCGCTACAACGGCTGGCGTTTCTATCGCCAATCACAAAGGCAGCGGTCCAATGTTTGCCGATATTGACGGAGATGGTGATTTAGATTTATTGATCGGCGCAATTGAAGGACATTCAATTTACGTCTTTAGTAACAATGGTGATGGTACGTTTACCGACATCACTGCGAACACAGGCCTCAATATCACTGCGTTGAACACCATTGGCGCAGCTTTCGGCGATATCGACAACGACGGTGATTTAGATTTAGCTCTTACTCATTGGGGCAACACGCCAGACGCCACGTTAAGCCAGTCTGAACATTTATGGCTGAACAAAGGTGGATTCCAATTTGAGAACATCAGTAAAAGTGCAGGGATAACCGACACTATTTACGTCTGGAATGGCAACGGTATGTTTGGTGACTTGGATTACACCTTCACGCCAAATTTTGCCGACATTAACAATGATGGCTTCGTAGATTTGCTCATCACCGGTGATTTTGGTACCTCCATGGTATTTATGAACCTGATGAACGGCACCTTCGAAAATGTGACAGATAGAGACATTATTGTTGATGCGAATGGCATGGGCGCAGCCATTGCCGATGCGGACAACGACGGAGATCTGGATTGGTTTGTCACCGCAATTTACGACAAAAACCCTTCAACAGGACTCATTCGTAGTCCAGGTAATTTCTTATACACCAATCAGGGTGAAGGAAGTTTTTCTACAACGCCACACGCAGATCAACTGGAGTACGAAGTGCACCAATCGGGTTGGGCGTGGGGCACTTGCTTTGCAGATTTCAACAACGACGGATTGCTCGATATTTATGTCACCAATGGCTGGGAAGAGCTCGTCGGCATCTACAATACCGATACATCTATCGACTACGCCAATGACCCTTCCACACTATTCATGGCCAATGCTGACGGTACGTATACCGAATATGCGCAGCAAGCACAGCTTGAAGAGACTGGGCTCGGTCGCGGTGTGAGTTGTTTTGACTCTGATGGCGATGGCGATGTGGACATTCTTACCAGTCAAAACAGTATTACATCTACCAATGGCCTGTCTTTATTTGAAAATTTAGGCAGTAGTACTTTAGGAAATTACCTTGGTATTAAATTGCGCCAAGCGAATGGAAATACTGAAGCATTGGGTGCTCGGGTGTACATCACCACTTCTGATGGCGTAGTGCAGATGAGAGAGGTTCGAAACGAAAACAACTATGTTTCTCAGAATCCTGCACAGGTTCATTTTGGCTTGGGAGAACATGACACGGTCAGCGAATTAAAAATCATTTGGCCCGATGGCCGAGAACAAATTCAATCGAATGTCGAATCAAATCAAAGGTTGGTCATCGATTACTGA
- a CDS encoding TonB-dependent receptor produces MKKTMKVSTVALAVGAAIAASSAWAQEEVTEDTKRGIEVIEVTATKRVSSEQETPIAISAFTPDTLEKNQVKTVRDLVSLVPTLNIATHGDSNALDVTMRGVGSTNRTELGDPAVAFHVNDVYSPRPQGAAVLMYDLERVEVLRGPQGTLFGRNATVGAINLYTKKPRIGEFEGDSSIGFGNYGSQMFKGAVNLPVSDSFALRFAGYHQQHEGYVDNISSYDDYYLKEGSAIGGGARFDAPATGFAVSKDGNQKGYDSADQTSFRLSALYDGGDRLTWLTTAEWYEDQGTGYIQIDPYIVEKHDDRVAVVDSPGSVDMTNLGISSRIDYAITDGIDVSYVLGYNKQKRSQVTDTDLGVSATTFQENRTEWSDYEFWSHEIQARSNNDGPFNWIVGAYTSKEENAIRFDIDLYNVGGGNWIGGGDEAGGAIFIQPDRQLETKAVFAQVDYELTEELKLTAGARYMEDEKTDKGGRSLNCDMNLRGPFAWSSLQGDFGTPYEDANIQAGAVNNGSNAGMPADTHCWVRQVNDNPNPNYNPDLDDPNNERNNEWDKTTWLVRADWKATEDIMTYASVSTGFKSGILQDTGGTAAPEELTNYEIGLKSFWLDGLLKANIAAYKMDYEDLQVSAPQLIDTDGDGELDSNKGSLGTTNAAEATIEGLEIELEWLVFENGRFNLSGAFLSAEYDEYYNAGNTAAQVYNKPGPAGTLDLSGNKLVRAPDYDFTLAYEHEFDLGHGYLVPRIKVQISDEYFLDEFNLDTAYVDGAGNYTATKTENVVKNLRSQESFQLWDASVRYESGKYPYTIEAYVNNFTDEAVKTADGGISDTPYGSFAYYNPPRTFGVNVHYRFE; encoded by the coding sequence ATGAAAAAGACTATGAAAGTCTCAACAGTAGCTCTCGCTGTGGGTGCGGCAATTGCCGCGTCTTCAGCTTGGGCGCAAGAAGAAGTTACGGAAGACACAAAACGCGGAATTGAAGTCATTGAGGTGACGGCAACAAAGCGTGTATCAAGTGAACAAGAAACGCCTATTGCGATTTCAGCGTTTACACCCGATACGCTTGAAAAGAACCAAGTCAAAACCGTACGAGATCTGGTCAGTTTGGTACCAACACTTAACATTGCAACACATGGCGATTCGAACGCTCTTGACGTGACTATGAGGGGTGTGGGTAGTACAAACCGAACTGAACTTGGCGATCCAGCGGTCGCATTCCACGTGAATGATGTGTACTCGCCTCGCCCACAAGGCGCCGCAGTACTCATGTACGACTTGGAACGCGTCGAAGTATTACGTGGCCCTCAGGGAACACTATTCGGCCGAAACGCAACCGTAGGTGCAATCAATTTATATACCAAAAAGCCACGTATCGGTGAGTTTGAAGGAGACTCTTCAATTGGATTTGGTAACTACGGTTCGCAAATGTTTAAAGGAGCCGTGAACTTACCAGTAAGCGACTCATTTGCATTACGATTTGCCGGTTATCATCAACAGCACGAAGGCTATGTTGATAATATTAGTTCCTATGACGATTACTATTTGAAAGAAGGTTCTGCAATCGGCGGTGGTGCTCGCTTTGATGCACCGGCTACAGGGTTTGCAGTCTCTAAAGACGGAAACCAAAAAGGCTATGATTCAGCCGACCAAACATCGTTCCGCCTTAGTGCTCTTTATGATGGAGGTGACCGTTTAACGTGGTTAACAACAGCAGAATGGTATGAAGATCAAGGCACAGGTTATATTCAGATTGACCCATACATTGTCGAAAAGCATGATGACCGCGTAGCCGTAGTCGACAGCCCTGGTTCGGTTGATATGACCAACTTAGGGATCAGCTCTCGTATTGACTATGCAATTACCGACGGGATCGACGTTTCATATGTTCTCGGTTACAACAAGCAAAAACGTTCTCAAGTCACGGATACCGATTTAGGTGTATCTGCAACAACGTTCCAAGAAAACAGAACGGAATGGTCTGACTACGAGTTTTGGTCGCACGAAATTCAAGCACGAAGCAACAACGACGGCCCATTCAACTGGATTGTAGGTGCTTACACCAGTAAAGAAGAAAATGCGATTCGGTTCGATATCGATTTGTACAACGTTGGTGGTGGCAACTGGATTGGTGGTGGTGACGAAGCTGGTGGAGCCATATTCATCCAACCCGACCGCCAGTTAGAAACAAAAGCCGTGTTCGCACAAGTTGATTATGAGCTCACCGAAGAACTCAAGCTCACCGCTGGGGCTCGTTACATGGAAGATGAGAAAACCGATAAAGGGGGACGCTCACTCAACTGTGATATGAACTTACGCGGTCCGTTCGCATGGAGTTCTCTGCAAGGCGACTTTGGCACACCTTATGAAGACGCCAACATCCAAGCTGGAGCTGTGAACAACGGCAGTAATGCAGGTATGCCAGCCGATACTCACTGCTGGGTCCGTCAAGTCAATGACAACCCAAACCCGAACTACAATCCTGACTTGGATGATCCAAATAACGAGCGTAACAATGAGTGGGACAAAACCACTTGGTTAGTTCGTGCTGACTGGAAAGCCACTGAAGATATCATGACATACGCCAGTGTGAGCACAGGCTTTAAGTCGGGTATTTTGCAAGATACTGGTGGTACAGCGGCACCGGAAGAATTAACGAACTACGAAATTGGTTTGAAGTCGTTCTGGCTCGACGGATTGCTCAAAGCTAATATCGCTGCATACAAAATGGACTATGAAGATTTGCAAGTGTCGGCACCTCAGCTTATCGATACAGATGGCGACGGTGAGTTAGACTCAAATAAAGGTTCATTAGGAACGACTAATGCGGCCGAAGCGACTATTGAGGGTTTGGAAATCGAACTTGAATGGTTAGTGTTTGAAAATGGTCGCTTCAACTTGTCTGGTGCATTCTTAAGCGCTGAATACGATGAATATTATAATGCGGGGAACACTGCCGCTCAGGTCTATAACAAGCCAGGCCCTGCAGGGACACTTGATTTAAGTGGCAACAAATTGGTTCGCGCTCCTGATTACGACTTTACGCTTGCTTATGAGCATGAGTTTGATTTAGGCCACGGCTACCTTGTACCTCGTATCAAGGTTCAAATCTCTGACGAATATTTCTTAGATGAGTTCAACCTTGACACTGCGTATGTTGACGGAGCCGGCAACTACACAGCGACTAAGACAGAAAATGTAGTGAAGAACCTTCGCTCTCAAGAAAGTTTTCAACTTTGGGACGCAAGCGTTCGATATGAGTCGGGCAAATACCCGTACACCATCGAAGCTTACGTTAACAACTTTACTGATGAAGCAGTCAAAACAGCTGACGGAGGTATTTCAGATACACCTTATGGCTCATTTGCCTACTACAATCCTCCACGCACATTTGGAGTAAATGTGCATTATCGTTTTGAATAA
- a CDS encoding AGE family epimerase/isomerase translates to MNSFEEQIKSEITMCIMPFWMYKASDQQNGGYWGSVLANGFIDKNADKGGIFHARLLWSFSSAYECFRTESYKEHAIRCYAFIASKLTSETGLELVWSQTLGERFATHEDYLVTQCYYLYAISKYEQVISPHLGKSKKIFAHLENLFTEYLLKKGKAGELWRGYLHMLEAVDAYLQVDPNNLSAQSVFSGLFERASQLLRTIDDEQISSLNWGRISATSWLLSTYYQAHSTLLSNMSIEPIAQSLRTKVAQEMEMQQQPGIPLCQLDSTRYGWVQAEAMVSLWFYAKDSLGHGRSNTLLKQWQFIRERISDHQFGEWRIEALKEDTQGSTLEKAGFWKCPYHNLRACLTIYKELFASKTTLRETQCK, encoded by the coding sequence ATGAACTCTTTTGAAGAGCAGATCAAAAGTGAAATCACGATGTGCATCATGCCATTTTGGATGTACAAAGCCAGTGACCAACAAAATGGTGGTTACTGGGGATCTGTGTTGGCAAATGGATTTATTGATAAAAATGCTGACAAAGGAGGCATTTTTCATGCTCGCTTATTGTGGAGTTTTAGTTCGGCATATGAATGCTTTAGAACGGAATCTTACAAAGAACATGCGATTCGTTGTTATGCATTCATAGCCTCTAAGCTTACTTCAGAAACGGGCTTGGAACTGGTTTGGAGTCAAACTTTAGGCGAGCGTTTTGCAACGCATGAAGATTACCTAGTGACACAATGTTATTACCTTTATGCCATTTCTAAATATGAACAGGTGATTTCTCCTCACTTAGGTAAGTCCAAAAAAATATTTGCTCACTTAGAAAATTTATTTACTGAATATTTACTGAAAAAAGGCAAAGCCGGTGAATTATGGCGAGGCTACTTACATATGCTGGAGGCTGTTGATGCCTACTTGCAAGTCGATCCGAATAATTTATCGGCCCAAAGCGTATTCAGTGGGTTGTTTGAACGCGCGTCTCAGCTGTTAAGAACCATTGATGACGAACAAATTTCTAGTTTGAACTGGGGCCGCATCAGTGCAACATCCTGGCTTCTATCAACTTATTACCAGGCGCACTCGACACTTCTCAGTAATATGAGTATCGAGCCTATTGCGCAAAGTCTAAGAACGAAAGTAGCGCAAGAAATGGAAATGCAACAGCAACCAGGAATTCCCTTGTGCCAATTGGATTCAACTCGCTACGGCTGGGTGCAAGCAGAAGCAATGGTAAGCCTGTGGTTCTATGCCAAAGACTCTCTCGGTCATGGGCGATCTAATACATTGCTTAAACAATGGCAGTTTATTCGAGAGCGCATTAGTGATCACCAATTTGGAGAATGGCGCATTGAAGCACTGAAGGAAGACACGCAGGGCTCAACACTTGAAAAAGCAGGCTTCTGGAAGTGTCCGTACCATAACTTACGCGCATGCTTAACTATTTATAAAGAATTGTTCGCGTCAAAAACGACTTTACGGGAAACACAATGCAAATAA
- a CDS encoding sodium:solute symporter family protein: MQITSLDLAIIFAYLGATIVIGLLLKRRASKNLESYFMGGKTLPWYMLGLSNASGMFDISGTMWLVTLCFIYGMKSIWVPWLWPVFNQVFLMVYLSIWLRRSNVLTGAEWIRTRFGDDMGGKMSHMVVVLFAVISVLGFLAYGFVGVGKFMEIFIPWEVVQNYVPFEVAPQYVPHLYGIFFTAIATFYVMLGGMMSIVFADLLQFAIMTVAALSIGIIAMINVSPEMLQAMTPEGWANPFFGWTLELDWAGKVNEINDKIASDGYSLFAIFVMMMLFKGVLVSAAGPAPNYDMQKILATRSPKEAAKMSGFVSIVLMPIRYFMIAGFAILAIVFYERLDLSRNGSIDFENILPSAILEFAPVGILGLLLAGLLAAFMSTFASTVNAAPAYLVNDIYKRYFKPDASNKVLIRASYTVSVGVVVISTFIGLYVQSINSVLQWIVSGLWGGYVVSNVLKWYWWRLNGQGYFWGMMSGIIGALLFPVIFDGVFPEIASDILPLYLFPLLLLISGVTCVAASLLTEPEDRELLKKFYKTVNPWGFWGPIRKEVEAENPDFKANPHFKRDMANVGVGVMLQTCLVALPIYIVIQEWQSMSITLVVLMGTALFLKKNWYNKLED, from the coding sequence ATGCAAATAACCTCTCTCGACTTAGCCATCATTTTTGCCTATTTAGGGGCAACGATCGTTATTGGTCTGTTGTTAAAACGCCGCGCATCTAAGAACTTGGAGAGCTACTTTATGGGGGGGAAAACCCTCCCGTGGTATATGTTGGGGTTGTCGAATGCTTCTGGAATGTTCGACATATCAGGCACCATGTGGCTTGTGACTCTTTGTTTTATATACGGAATGAAGAGCATTTGGGTTCCTTGGTTGTGGCCAGTATTTAACCAAGTGTTCTTGATGGTCTATTTGAGCATTTGGCTACGACGGTCTAACGTTTTGACCGGTGCGGAATGGATTAGAACGCGGTTTGGTGATGATATGGGTGGCAAAATGTCACACATGGTTGTTGTCTTGTTCGCGGTCATTAGTGTGCTCGGATTTCTTGCCTATGGCTTTGTGGGTGTGGGCAAATTCATGGAAATATTTATTCCATGGGAAGTGGTACAGAACTATGTGCCTTTTGAGGTTGCACCTCAATATGTACCGCATTTATACGGCATATTCTTTACCGCTATCGCAACGTTTTACGTCATGCTCGGTGGCATGATGAGTATTGTTTTTGCTGATTTATTGCAGTTTGCCATTATGACAGTAGCAGCATTGAGTATCGGTATTATTGCGATGATTAATGTTAGCCCTGAAATGTTGCAAGCAATGACGCCAGAGGGCTGGGCCAACCCATTCTTTGGGTGGACACTAGAACTTGATTGGGCGGGCAAAGTAAATGAGATCAACGACAAAATCGCAAGTGATGGTTACTCCCTATTTGCCATTTTTGTCATGATGATGCTGTTCAAAGGTGTTTTGGTCAGCGCGGCTGGCCCTGCTCCAAACTACGACATGCAAAAAATATTGGCCACGCGTAGCCCGAAAGAAGCCGCGAAAATGAGTGGTTTTGTATCTATTGTATTGATGCCGATACGGTATTTTATGATTGCCGGATTTGCCATACTCGCGATCGTATTTTACGAGCGTTTAGACCTCTCTCGAAACGGTTCAATCGACTTCGAGAATATACTCCCAAGTGCGATTTTAGAATTTGCCCCGGTAGGTATTCTCGGGCTACTTCTTGCCGGTTTGCTTGCGGCCTTTATGTCGACGTTTGCTTCGACCGTTAATGCAGCGCCAGCCTACCTTGTAAATGATATCTACAAGCGCTATTTCAAACCGGATGCTTCCAATAAAGTCTTGATTCGCGCGAGCTATACCGTGTCCGTTGGTGTTGTGGTGATCAGCACATTCATTGGTTTGTATGTGCAAAGTATTAACAGCGTATTGCAGTGGATCGTATCGGGCTTGTGGGGCGGGTACGTCGTCTCAAATGTCTTAAAGTGGTACTGGTGGCGACTCAATGGCCAAGGGTACTTCTGGGGCATGATGTCAGGCATCATTGGCGCATTATTGTTCCCAGTAATTTTTGATGGTGTTTTCCCTGAGATTGCATCAGACATTCTTCCTTTGTATTTGTTTCCTTTGCTGCTTCTTATTTCGGGAGTGACATGCGTTGCGGCCAGCCTTTTGACTGAGCCAGAAGATCGAGAGCTATTGAAGAAGTTCTACAAAACTGTGAATCCATGGGGGTTCTGGGGGCCAATTCGTAAAGAAGTTGAAGCGGAAAATCCTGATTTTAAAGCCAATCCTCACTTCAAACGTGACATGGCAAACGTAGGTGTTGGGGTCATGCTTCAAACTTGCTTGGTCGCACTTCCTATCTACATCGTTATTCAAGAATGGCAGTCGATGTCTATCACACTCGTTGTGTTAATGGGCACCGCGTTGTTTTTGAAGAAAAACTGGTATAACAAGCTTGAAGATTAA